From a region of the Latilactobacillus sakei genome:
- a CDS encoding DUF402 domain-containing protein, giving the protein MNNNLGKPGRSMNAPKEGDYIAIQSYKHDGSLHRTWRDTMVLKTSENAVIGCNDHTLVTESDGRKWVTREPALIYFHKKYWFNVVAMIREGGVSYYCNLASPHVMDQEALKYIDYDLDVKVFPNGEKRLLDVDEYEAHSAKWHYSAETDRILKANVKVLVDWINNGKGPFSKEYIDIWYNRYQELAHHR; this is encoded by the coding sequence ATGAATAATAACCTTGGAAAGCCAGGTAGGTCGATGAATGCACCTAAAGAAGGCGACTATATAGCGATTCAAAGTTATAAACACGATGGGAGTTTACACCGAACTTGGCGCGATACGATGGTTTTGAAAACCAGCGAGAACGCAGTCATTGGTTGTAACGATCATACCTTAGTTACAGAATCAGACGGCAGAAAGTGGGTCACGAGGGAGCCGGCACTTATTTATTTCCATAAGAAGTATTGGTTTAACGTTGTGGCCATGATTCGCGAAGGTGGCGTTTCATATTATTGCAACTTGGCATCGCCACACGTTATGGATCAAGAAGCGTTGAAGTACATCGACTATGATTTAGACGTAAAGGTCTTTCCAAACGGAGAGAAGCGCCTATTAGACGTTGATGAATATGAAGCGCATAGTGCGAAGTGGCACTATTCTGCCGAAACTGATCGGATATTGAAAGCCAATGTCAAAGTTTTGGTAGATTGGATCAACAATGGCAAAGGGCCATTTTCGAAGGAATATATTGATATTTGGTATAACCGATATCAAGAATTGGCTCACCACCGTTAG
- the mutY gene encoding A/G-specific adenine glycosylase encodes MTPSERKAFQTAFMAWYDEHRRDLPWRQNQEPYRVWLSEIMLQQTQVQTVIPYYERFLATFPTVEALAAAPEELLLKTWEGLGYYSRARNLQKAAKQVVDDYQGKWPQTSAELEKLAGIGPYTAGAIASICFGEVVPAIDGNAFRVFSRLLKIDADIANPKNRSIFYDAILPLIPKDRPGDFNQAVMDFGSQVCTAKNPTVGDTELAPFFRSYQDGTLLDYPVKTKKAKPKPVALFAVVIESEKGFLFQKRPSTGLLANLTTYPLVMAEDLQDDESELLTPEEQMTRIEAYFKEAYGLTLAHLKPVPVKPVTHVFTHLKWTITLLSATIAADSDLAFFPGEWYSKAALAEIAMPTVQKKMAQRFDSL; translated from the coding sequence ATGACACCGAGTGAACGCAAGGCGTTTCAGACCGCCTTTATGGCATGGTATGACGAACATCGTCGCGATTTACCTTGGCGTCAAAATCAAGAACCTTACCGGGTCTGGTTATCTGAAATTATGCTCCAACAAACGCAAGTCCAAACAGTGATTCCGTATTACGAACGCTTTTTAGCAACTTTCCCAACGGTCGAAGCATTAGCAGCGGCCCCAGAAGAGTTGCTCTTGAAGACTTGGGAAGGACTGGGCTATTATTCACGGGCGCGTAATTTACAAAAAGCGGCTAAGCAAGTGGTGGACGACTATCAAGGTAAATGGCCGCAAACATCTGCGGAGTTAGAAAAACTAGCCGGCATTGGCCCGTATACAGCGGGCGCGATCGCTAGTATTTGTTTTGGTGAAGTGGTTCCCGCAATCGACGGGAATGCTTTTCGGGTCTTCAGCCGGCTCTTAAAAATCGATGCAGATATTGCGAATCCGAAAAATCGTAGCATTTTTTACGATGCCATTTTACCGTTGATCCCCAAAGATCGGCCTGGTGATTTCAACCAAGCTGTGATGGATTTTGGCTCGCAAGTTTGTACGGCTAAAAATCCAACGGTTGGTGACACCGAATTAGCCCCATTTTTCAGAAGTTATCAAGATGGCACGTTGTTGGATTATCCGGTTAAAACGAAGAAGGCCAAACCTAAACCAGTCGCGCTCTTTGCGGTCGTGATAGAATCCGAAAAAGGTTTTTTATTTCAAAAACGGCCCAGCACGGGTTTGCTAGCAAATTTAACGACCTATCCTTTGGTGATGGCAGAAGATTTACAGGATGATGAGTCTGAGTTATTAACGCCAGAAGAGCAGATGACTCGAATTGAAGCCTACTTCAAAGAAGCGTACGGTTTAACGTTAGCGCATTTAAAACCGGTTCCTGTCAAACCGGTGACGCACGTTTTCACCCATTTGAAGTGGACAATTACGTTATTATCAGCAACGATTGCGGCGGACAGTGACTTGGCCTTTTTCCCAGGTGAATGGTATTCAAAAGCGGCGCTAGCAGAAATTGCGATGCCAACGGTTCAAAAGAAAATGGCGCAACGATTTGACTCACTTTAG
- a CDS encoding recombination regulator RecX, which produces MPQITKITSQKQKGRYNIFIDEQFAFGVTESVLIKFRLAKGLEIDSRLQRDIQKEDDNAKAYQLALNYLSHQLRTEKELTQYLRDHEITSEGIETSLTKLRELHYLDDQDYADSYVRTVINTSDKGPKVVRQKLMQKGVSADHIDQALTLYTDEEQVTVGLATAQKLAKKYRHSSFFEQQQKIKQGLMQKGFGGDNLSRIIDELALEEDSDSEADALTALGEKKWRRYRLLEPRERRMKMQQALYRKGFNIDAINRFIDDQEVSDDTE; this is translated from the coding sequence ATGCCACAGATTACTAAAATTACCTCACAAAAACAAAAAGGGCGCTATAACATTTTTATCGACGAGCAGTTTGCCTTTGGGGTGACTGAAAGTGTCTTAATCAAGTTTCGGCTTGCAAAAGGGCTCGAAATCGATAGTCGCTTACAACGCGACATTCAAAAAGAAGACGACAATGCCAAGGCCTATCAACTGGCCTTGAATTATTTAAGTCACCAATTACGAACGGAAAAAGAATTAACACAATACTTACGTGATCATGAGATTACGTCAGAGGGCATTGAAACCAGTTTGACAAAGTTGCGCGAACTACATTATTTGGACGACCAAGATTACGCGGATAGTTACGTCCGAACGGTAATCAATACCTCAGATAAGGGGCCCAAAGTGGTGCGCCAAAAATTGATGCAAAAAGGGGTTAGTGCTGATCATATCGACCAAGCGTTGACACTATATACAGATGAAGAACAAGTGACTGTCGGCTTAGCAACTGCCCAAAAGTTAGCGAAGAAGTACCGCCACAGCTCGTTTTTTGAACAACAACAAAAGATTAAACAAGGCTTGATGCAAAAGGGCTTTGGTGGTGATAATTTAAGTCGAATTATTGACGAATTAGCGCTTGAAGAAGACAGTGATAGTGAAGCAGACGCATTGACCGCGCTCGGCGAGAAAAAATGGCGGCGTTATCGGCTACTAGAACCGCGCGAGCGGCGGATGAAGATGCAACAAGCACTTTACCGGAAAGGATTTAATATTGATGCAATCAACCGTTTCATCGACGACCAAGAAGTATCAGATGACACCGAGTGA
- a CDS encoding 23S rRNA (uracil(1939)-C(5))-methyltransferase RlmD: MPEQTTTNEVEVGQRFPLTIKRIGINGEGIGYYKRKIVFIPGALPEEVVIAEVTTVAPRFIEAKVHKIRQESPQRVTPRDATYGQVGGIELEHLSYPGQLAFKKDMMIQALEKFKPHGYNAYKVTETVGMENPWHYRNKAQFQVRQLGDHLGAGLYAPSSHTLIDLPEFATQTDLTMRIIRTVLKLVEDLGIPVFDEEKNAGILKTIVVRESFSTGEAQLTFITNSPKLPKKYALITAIQAELPEVVSIMQNVNKGKNVLVWGDQTIHLAGQETIMENLNGVQFELTARAFFQLNPIQTAKMYNLVKEALDLTPEDRLVDAYCGVGTIGLSLANQVAEVRGMDTIADSIEAAKHNAEINGIDNVDYAVGAAEDLLPEWLDNGFVPTALVVDPPRTGLDPKLIDAILDSRPLKFVYVSCNPSTLARDLKTLVHTYQVEKIQPLDMFPQTARVEAIVTMRLKRNL, encoded by the coding sequence ATGCCAGAACAAACAACTACTAATGAAGTCGAAGTCGGCCAACGTTTCCCATTAACTATCAAACGAATTGGGATTAACGGCGAAGGGATTGGTTATTACAAACGCAAAATTGTTTTCATCCCCGGTGCCCTGCCTGAAGAAGTCGTGATTGCCGAAGTCACAACTGTTGCCCCCCGCTTCATCGAAGCTAAGGTCCACAAGATTCGTCAAGAATCACCACAACGGGTCACCCCTAGAGATGCCACTTACGGTCAAGTTGGTGGGATCGAATTAGAACATCTCAGTTATCCTGGCCAGCTCGCCTTTAAAAAGGATATGATGATTCAAGCTTTAGAAAAATTCAAACCGCATGGTTATAATGCTTACAAAGTAACTGAAACCGTGGGGATGGAAAATCCATGGCACTACCGGAATAAAGCACAATTCCAAGTACGTCAATTAGGTGACCATTTGGGCGCTGGGTTATACGCTCCAAGCAGTCATACTTTGATTGACCTCCCAGAATTTGCAACCCAAACTGATTTAACAATGCGGATTATCCGGACTGTTTTAAAATTAGTTGAAGACCTCGGCATCCCCGTTTTTGATGAAGAAAAGAACGCCGGTATCTTAAAAACAATCGTCGTGCGTGAATCTTTCTCAACTGGTGAAGCCCAACTCACTTTCATCACCAACTCACCCAAACTACCAAAGAAATACGCGCTAATCACCGCCATTCAAGCTGAATTACCCGAAGTGGTCTCAATTATGCAAAACGTCAACAAAGGGAAAAACGTCTTGGTATGGGGCGACCAAACAATACACCTTGCCGGTCAAGAAACAATTATGGAAAATCTCAACGGCGTTCAATTTGAATTGACCGCCCGCGCCTTTTTCCAACTCAATCCGATTCAAACCGCTAAGATGTATAACTTGGTTAAAGAAGCGCTCGATTTAACCCCTGAAGATCGCTTAGTCGATGCTTACTGTGGTGTCGGCACTATCGGCTTAAGTCTTGCCAACCAAGTCGCTGAAGTGCGTGGTATGGATACAATTGCCGACTCAATCGAAGCCGCTAAACATAACGCAGAAATCAATGGCATCGACAATGTGGACTATGCCGTTGGCGCAGCCGAGGACCTCTTACCCGAATGGCTAGATAATGGCTTTGTCCCAACAGCCCTTGTCGTTGATCCACCACGGACTGGTCTTGATCCCAAATTAATCGACGCAATTCTCGACAGCCGGCCCCTTAAATTTGTTTACGTCTCATGTAACCCTTCAACACTCGCGCGGGATCTTAAGACATTGGTGCACACCTACCAAGTTGAAAAAATCCAACCACTAGACATGTTCCCACAAACGGCCAGAGTAGAAGCAATCGTCACAATGAGATTAAAAAGAAATCTATAA
- a CDS encoding DUF805 domain-containing protein, whose amino-acid sequence MREIQEVPGKVTIKTAFRDYFKGYFDFMGRSTRASYWWVMGIIIVILYIPLFILLGQLLITKGQVAGINPWIYLGIFAIIAVGIFIPTLALSIRRYRDAGLNGRGAVTLWVLNGLASSYSQQSRGWAFISAVIGLALLITALLKTNQLETDSDNPLVTFFLRAKVKEN is encoded by the coding sequence ATGCGTGAAATTCAAGAAGTACCTGGTAAAGTGACAATTAAAACGGCGTTTCGGGATTACTTTAAAGGTTATTTTGATTTTATGGGCCGGAGCACGCGGGCAAGTTATTGGTGGGTGATGGGGATTATCATAGTAATCCTCTATATACCTCTATTTATATTATTAGGGCAATTGTTAATCACTAAAGGCCAAGTTGCCGGTATTAATCCTTGGATTTATTTGGGTATCTTTGCAATTATCGCTGTGGGAATATTCATTCCCACACTTGCACTTAGTATTCGTCGTTACCGTGATGCGGGGTTAAATGGTCGAGGCGCCGTTACGCTTTGGGTTTTAAACGGGCTGGCATCCAGTTATAGCCAACAATCGCGCGGTTGGGCCTTCATTTCAGCCGTTATTGGCTTAGCGTTATTGATTACGGCATTATTAAAAACAAATCAGTTAGAAACAGACAGTGATAATCCCCTTGTGACGTTCTTTTTGAGAGCTAAAGTGAAAGAAAACTAA
- a CDS encoding nucleoside 2-deoxyribosyltransferase has translation MKIYFANALFSQADFDYNTRVVAALRQAIPTLDIYLPQENAAINDKEAYANSEMIAQADTEQLVASDLVIAVLDGPTIDVGVASEIGVAYTRNIPIIGLYTDSRQQGATNSQKVAALQTIAENQFHYLNLYTVGLIKLNGTIVNSVDTLIETVQKY, from the coding sequence ATGAAAATTTATTTTGCAAATGCACTCTTCTCACAAGCTGATTTTGATTACAATACGCGTGTTGTTGCAGCGCTACGCCAAGCAATACCAACTTTAGATATCTATTTGCCCCAAGAAAACGCAGCAATCAATGATAAAGAAGCCTACGCTAATTCCGAAATGATTGCCCAAGCCGATACAGAACAACTGGTCGCTAGCGACCTGGTCATCGCAGTCTTAGACGGTCCAACAATTGATGTTGGTGTTGCCAGCGAAATTGGTGTCGCATATACCCGCAACATCCCAATTATCGGGCTTTACACAGACAGTCGGCAACAAGGCGCCACGAATTCACAAAAAGTGGCCGCTTTGCAAACGATTGCTGAAAATCAATTCCATTACCTCAATCTCTATACGGTGGGCTTAATTAAATTAAATGGCACAATCGTTAACTCCGTCGACACTTTAATCGAAACCGTTCAAAAATACTAA
- a CDS encoding lipase, translating into MSDKITLEPAAKNFSEANAPHPRIYELKPSEGRDLLEKVQSSSIEKYNVDIKDKITDTGKWGEINVRIIRPAGNYAKLPVIFYIHGAGWVFGSAHTHDKLVRELAVRTNSVVVFPEYSLSPEAKYPTAIEQNYATLQQLPELAASENFDINRLTVAGDSVGGNMATVMTLMTKQRQGIHINQQLLYYPVTDANFDTPSYNQFADNYYLTKEGMQWFWDQYTTDPQERAQITASPLRASLDDLKDLPDAMILNGEADVLRDEGEAYANKLREAGVGVTQVRFQGMIHDFVMVNALDKTHATRAAMDLSTAWIMQKNNK; encoded by the coding sequence ATGTCAGATAAAATTACTTTAGAACCAGCAGCAAAAAATTTCAGTGAAGCAAATGCACCACATCCTCGGATTTATGAATTAAAACCATCTGAAGGAAGAGATTTATTGGAAAAGGTTCAATCTTCATCAATTGAAAAATATAATGTCGATATTAAAGATAAGATTACTGATACTGGAAAATGGGGAGAAATTAATGTTCGTATCATTCGGCCAGCAGGTAATTATGCTAAATTACCCGTTATCTTTTATATTCATGGTGCTGGTTGGGTTTTTGGTAGTGCCCACACCCATGATAAATTGGTACGAGAATTAGCTGTACGCACAAATTCCGTTGTTGTTTTTCCGGAATACTCTCTTTCACCTGAAGCTAAATATCCAACTGCCATTGAACAAAATTATGCAACATTACAACAATTACCGGAATTAGCGGCTAGTGAGAACTTTGATATTAATCGTTTGACTGTTGCTGGAGATTCCGTTGGTGGTAACATGGCAACCGTAATGACGTTAATGACCAAGCAACGTCAAGGCATCCATATCAATCAACAATTACTTTACTATCCAGTAACAGATGCTAACTTTGATACACCATCATATAACCAGTTTGCAGATAACTACTACCTCACAAAAGAAGGGATGCAATGGTTCTGGGACCAATACACAACTGATCCGCAAGAACGTGCTCAAATCACAGCTTCACCATTACGGGCAAGCCTAGATGATCTAAAAGACCTTCCAGATGCAATGATATTAAACGGTGAAGCTGACGTTCTACGTGACGAAGGTGAAGCATATGCTAACAAGTTACGAGAAGCAGGCGTTGGTGTAACGCAGGTACGCTTCCAAGGTATGATTCATGACTTTGTAATGGTTAACGCCTTAGACAAGACTCATGCAACAAGAGCAGCAATGGACTTATCGACGGCTTGGATTATGCAAAAAAATAACAAATAA
- a CDS encoding MarR family transcriptional regulator → MSAQNIRTLEDHFCFSVYATSHAIQRLYKSELVNHELTYPQYLVLVVLYGQEGMSVKKIGQQLNLGTGTITPLLKRMEKLDLVIRKRNPDDERGTLVALTSKGNQERLALEKLPTLLVDNTTLTDQEWEQLTTLTNKLMNELIPQNQD, encoded by the coding sequence ATGTCAGCACAAAACATTCGTACTTTAGAAGACCATTTTTGTTTTTCAGTCTATGCTACGTCCCATGCTATTCAACGATTATATAAATCAGAACTGGTAAATCATGAGTTAACCTACCCTCAATATCTTGTCCTCGTTGTTTTATATGGACAAGAAGGTATGTCAGTAAAGAAAATTGGCCAACAATTAAACTTAGGGACCGGAACCATTACACCATTACTCAAGCGAATGGAAAAATTGGATTTAGTGATCAGAAAAAGAAATCCTGATGACGAACGTGGGACACTAGTTGCATTAACCTCAAAAGGAAACCAAGAACGGCTTGCGCTAGAAAAACTGCCCACTTTATTAGTTGATAACACGACACTAACAGACCAAGAATGGGAACAACTAACGACTTTGACAAATAAATTGATGAATGAACTTATTCCCCAAAATCAGGACTAA
- a CDS encoding hydroxymethylglutaryl-CoA synthase: MQIGIDKLGLFTPNTYLDLMMLANARGVDPDKFTIGIGQDQMAIAPLSQDSVTMGANAALDLLEGESRDNISLLILGTESGIDQSKAGAIYIQRLLGLSNARTFEIKEACYGATAGLMTAYDYVAAHPDQKALVIGSDIARYGLETPGEVTQGAGAVAMLVSAQPRLMVLEPETSVHSADIQDFWRPNYSKEAFARGKYSTEQYIEFFQKTWADYRAKTGRTIADFKALAFHLPYTKMGLKALRTILDEGTEEQQAQLLERYAESTLYSRQIGNIYTGALYLGFLSLLEHSTNLEAGDRIGLFSYGSGAVSEFFTGILQPGFEKQLAKQKHADLLAKRRQLTMVEYETQFQTELPEDGSEYEIDLTMDNAPIILKGVKDHERIYMTR, from the coding sequence ATGCAAATTGGAATTGATAAATTGGGTCTTTTTACCCCAAATACTTATTTAGATCTTATGATGTTAGCAAATGCGCGCGGTGTTGACCCTGATAAATTTACAATTGGGATTGGCCAAGATCAAATGGCGATTGCACCATTAAGCCAAGACAGTGTCACAATGGGCGCTAATGCTGCTTTGGATTTATTAGAAGGCGAATCACGCGACAATATTTCATTGTTGATTTTAGGCACTGAATCAGGCATTGACCAATCTAAAGCGGGTGCTATCTATATTCAACGCTTATTAGGCCTCAGCAATGCACGGACTTTTGAAATTAAGGAAGCTTGTTACGGGGCAACAGCTGGTTTAATGACAGCCTATGATTATGTTGCGGCTCATCCAGATCAAAAGGCATTGGTCATCGGTTCTGATATTGCGCGCTACGGTTTAGAAACACCGGGCGAAGTGACACAAGGTGCCGGCGCCGTTGCCATGTTGGTCAGTGCCCAACCACGCTTGATGGTTCTGGAACCAGAAACGAGTGTCCACAGTGCAGATATTCAAGATTTCTGGCGGCCAAACTATTCTAAAGAAGCCTTTGCACGAGGCAAATATTCGACAGAACAATACATCGAGTTCTTCCAAAAAACATGGGCGGATTACCGTGCTAAAACGGGGCGGACCATTGCTGATTTCAAGGCTTTAGCTTTCCACTTACCTTATACTAAGATGGGGTTAAAAGCCTTGCGGACAATTCTAGATGAAGGTACTGAAGAACAACAAGCACAACTTTTAGAACGTTATGCTGAAAGTACCTTGTACAGTCGTCAGATTGGGAATATCTATACTGGTGCACTATATTTGGGCTTCCTTTCATTATTAGAACATTCAACTAATCTAGAAGCGGGCGATCGAATCGGTCTTTTCAGTTACGGGTCAGGGGCCGTTAGCGAATTTTTCACAGGGATTTTACAACCCGGTTTCGAAAAACAATTAGCAAAGCAAAAACATGCCGACTTATTAGCTAAGCGTCGTCAACTGACGATGGTTGAATACGAAACCCAATTCCAAACGGAACTACCAGAAGACGGTAGCGAATATGAAATTGACCTGACAATGGACAACGCGCCAATTATCCTAAAAGGCGTGAAGGACCACGAAAGAATATATATGACAAGATAG
- a CDS encoding hydroxymethylglutaryl-CoA reductase, degradative yields MTSPKFYQLSKSERLARLVEASQLSEKDAQFLAQSQPLADELADSMIENYIGQYHLPLGIVQDVMVGGKVYQVPMAIEEPSVIAAANNAAKMMRLNGGVTIENSRRVMFGEVVLTDLPQLADAVKWVDNHFTVLQAVAQKAHPSIVKRGGGLQKIATTIVENRFLKLNLEIDTKAAMGANIVNTICEAIAHAVQATLGGTILLSVLTNAAFGSVVKASVTLNPATLATATLTGEAVAQRLIDATQFAQFDVARATTHNKGIMNGIDAVIMATGNDWRAIEAGAHSYAARTGHYQPLTAWSWTADHQLCGQIAVPLPVGIVGGSIGILPTVQVAQRLMAIETAEELAGVIAAIGLGQNLAALKALVSDGIQKGHMALQAKSLAIAVGATASELTTLLPQLLKAPHLNTETATTLLSQIRAENR; encoded by the coding sequence ATGACTAGTCCAAAGTTTTATCAACTGTCAAAATCAGAACGGTTAGCCCGCTTGGTTGAAGCCAGCCAACTTTCAGAAAAGGATGCACAATTTTTGGCACAAAGCCAACCGTTAGCAGATGAATTAGCCGATAGTATGATTGAAAATTATATCGGCCAATATCACTTGCCATTAGGCATTGTGCAAGATGTTATGGTAGGTGGTAAGGTTTATCAGGTACCAATGGCCATCGAAGAGCCATCAGTGATTGCCGCAGCTAATAATGCCGCGAAGATGATGCGCCTAAATGGCGGCGTTACAATTGAAAACAGCCGACGGGTGATGTTTGGTGAAGTTGTTTTAACTGATTTACCTCAGCTAGCAGATGCTGTAAAATGGGTGGATAATCACTTTACTGTTTTGCAAGCGGTCGCCCAAAAAGCGCATCCGTCAATTGTTAAACGTGGTGGTGGTTTGCAGAAAATTGCAACGACGATCGTTGAAAATCGTTTTCTGAAATTAAATCTTGAAATTGATACCAAAGCCGCGATGGGCGCCAATATTGTGAATACCATTTGTGAAGCGATTGCGCATGCTGTTCAAGCGACTTTAGGTGGGACTATCTTGCTGAGCGTTTTGACGAACGCTGCCTTTGGGTCGGTTGTTAAAGCATCAGTGACGCTTAATCCGGCGACTTTAGCGACGGCGACCTTAACGGGTGAAGCAGTGGCGCAACGGCTGATTGACGCGACTCAGTTTGCTCAGTTTGACGTGGCTCGAGCTACGACGCACAATAAGGGCATTATGAACGGAATTGATGCTGTGATTATGGCAACTGGTAATGACTGGCGGGCGATTGAAGCTGGTGCACACAGTTATGCTGCGCGTACCGGGCATTATCAACCCTTAACGGCTTGGTCGTGGACCGCTGATCATCAACTGTGCGGTCAAATTGCCGTCCCATTACCAGTCGGCATTGTCGGCGGTTCAATCGGGATTTTACCGACAGTTCAAGTTGCCCAACGCTTAATGGCCATCGAAACGGCTGAAGAATTAGCTGGCGTGATTGCGGCCATCGGGTTAGGTCAGAATTTAGCGGCCTTGAAAGCTCTCGTTTCAGACGGGATTCAAAAAGGTCATATGGCACTCCAAGCTAAATCACTCGCAATTGCAGTTGGCGCAACGGCCAGCGAATTAACGACTTTATTACCGCAATTATTAAAAGCACCACACTTAAATACTGAAACAGCGACGACTTTATTAAGTCAAATCCGTGCTGAAAACAGATAG
- a CDS encoding acetyl-CoA C-acetyltransferase, with product MKEVVIMSAKRTPIGKFGGQLASLTAVDLGTIAAKAAIQAAGIEADQIDQAIFGNVLQAGSGQNVARQIALNSGLAQTSVAMTVNEVCGSGLKAIRLAQSAIVMGDADVVLVGGTESMSQAPYLNNGMRFGSKFGDQTVVDSISSEGLNDAFTNKPMGITAENVAAKYGITRLMQDTFALESHQKAAQATQAGWFDAEIVPVTVKQRRATFEVSQDEGIRPDTTLEAMGKLRPAFQADGTVTAANASGINDGASAMIVMSKEKAEALGLVYQATLVGYQEVGMDPNYMGYTPVPAIQQLLAKQAQTLADIDLFEINEAFAASSVAVQNGLALDTAKVNVAGGAVALGHPIGASGTRIMTTLLHQLKRTNQTTGVASLCIGGGLGIAYEIQLNEAWLND from the coding sequence ATGAAAGAAGTAGTCATTATGAGTGCCAAACGAACACCAATTGGGAAGTTTGGCGGGCAATTAGCTAGTTTAACCGCAGTCGATTTGGGGACTATCGCGGCTAAAGCAGCCATTCAAGCAGCTGGTATTGAAGCTGACCAAATTGATCAAGCTATTTTTGGCAATGTCTTACAAGCTGGTTCAGGGCAAAACGTGGCGCGTCAGATCGCGTTAAACAGCGGTTTAGCACAAACGAGCGTTGCAATGACTGTGAATGAAGTTTGTGGTTCTGGTTTGAAGGCCATCCGTCTTGCACAAAGTGCGATTGTGATGGGTGATGCCGATGTTGTTTTAGTTGGTGGGACTGAAAGCATGTCACAAGCCCCTTATTTGAATAACGGAATGCGTTTTGGTAGCAAGTTTGGTGATCAAACCGTTGTCGATAGTATCAGTAGTGAAGGTTTAAATGATGCCTTCACCAATAAACCAATGGGAATTACGGCTGAAAATGTGGCTGCCAAATACGGCATTACACGTTTGATGCAAGATACATTCGCCTTAGAATCACATCAAAAGGCAGCTCAAGCGACACAAGCTGGGTGGTTTGATGCTGAAATCGTCCCTGTAACTGTGAAACAACGACGGGCAACTTTTGAAGTGAGTCAAGATGAAGGCATTCGTCCTGATACAACACTTGAAGCAATGGGAAAATTACGACCTGCTTTCCAAGCAGACGGCACCGTTACAGCGGCTAATGCTTCAGGGATTAACGATGGTGCATCGGCAATGATCGTGATGTCTAAAGAAAAAGCCGAAGCACTCGGCCTTGTTTACCAAGCAACATTAGTTGGTTATCAAGAAGTCGGCATGGATCCTAATTACATGGGTTACACGCCAGTACCTGCTATTCAACAATTATTGGCTAAGCAAGCTCAAACCCTCGCTGATATTGATTTATTTGAAATCAATGAAGCTTTTGCGGCCTCCAGCGTGGCAGTTCAAAATGGCTTAGCGTTAGACACTGCTAAAGTGAACGTTGCTGGTGGTGCGGTTGCTTTAGGGCATCCAATTGGCGCTTCAGGCACACGAATTATGACCACGTTGTTGCACCAATTAAAACGGACCAACCAAACAACTGGGGTCGCCTCATTATGTATTGGTGGCGGCTTAGGGATTGCTTATGAAATCCAACTAAACGAGGCGTGGCTAAATGACTAG
- a CDS encoding DUF2922 domain-containing protein codes for MKELNLEFKTSVNKNKTLRLRQVNESLTPEVVKAAMIKIADANLFEKDDVQLYKTPVAAKYVERIETPIFSDK; via the coding sequence ATGAAAGAACTTAATTTAGAATTTAAAACCAGTGTTAATAAGAACAAAACATTACGCCTACGCCAAGTCAACGAATCATTAACCCCTGAAGTGGTTAAAGCAGCAATGATTAAAATCGCCGACGCTAATCTCTTCGAAAAAGACGACGTCCAACTCTACAAAACACCAGTCGCAGCCAAATACGTTGAACGAATTGAAACACCAATCTTTTCAGATAAATAA